Proteins encoded by one window of Aphis gossypii isolate Hap1 chromosome X, ASM2018417v2, whole genome shotgun sequence:
- the LOC126552514 gene encoding uncharacterized protein LOC126552514, with product MAALDYTQVDFKRLMNRTLVSKSFADKEKKCRFILRFVPDININSCCETVVEILLSLETILVDLGWTGDRPEQQDLNPDWHKALYAKVLQLIDYKSKANVIEDVCEKAASYGHQLCLNLARYLGVPWHSPLPYEYSACDLAAGIGDLNCLKVAFYEGSRRNKSTCAAAAADGHLECLRFLHENGCEWDVETCNQAAAGGHLDCVKYAHENGCEWDEVATMQAAVNGHQSVLEYLHENNCPWDEVTSYHAAINGHLDCLFYCYKNGCPWDEATCRYAATYGHIDILKFARQNGCPWDKRTTEEAARTGQLECLQYVTITVVPGTRPLLSSRT from the coding sequence ATGGCTGCATTGGACTATACGCAAGTAGACTTCAAAAGACTTATGAACAGGACATTAGTGTCCAAGAGTTTTGCCgacaaggaaaaaaaatgcagGTTCATCTTGCGGTTTGTTCCAGACATCAACATTAACAGCTGTTGCGAGACCGTCGTCGAAATATTGTTGTCGTTGGAGACCATTCTTGTAGACTTGGGCTGGACCGGAGACAGACCAGAACAACAAGATCTAAACCCGGACTGGCACAAGGCTTTGTACGCTAAAGTATTGCAATTGATCGATTATAAGTCCAAAGCAAACGTGATCGAGGACGTGTGCGAGAAAGCCGCTAGTTACGGGCACCAGCTCTGCTTGAACTTGGCGCGGTATTTGGGCGTCCCGTGGCACAGCCCGTTGCCCTATGAGTACTCAGCGTGCGACCTGGCTGCGGGCATAGGCGACTTGAACTGCCTGAAGGTGGCGTTCTACGAAGGCAGTCGGCGAAACAAGTCGACGTGCGCCGCTGCTGCGGCGGACGGACACTTGGAATGTCTACGATTCTTGCATGAGAATGGGTGCGAATGGGACGTCGAGACATGCAACCAGGCCGCGGCCGGCGGACACCTGGATTGCGTAAAATACGCCCACGAAAACGGGTGCGAGTGGGACGAGGTCGCCACGATGCAAGCGGCCGTCAACGGCCATCAATCCGTGCTCGAGTACTTGCACGAGAATAATTGTCCTTGGGACGAAGTAACGTCCTATCACGCAGCGATAAACGGACATTTGGATTGTctgttttattgttacaaaaaCGGGTGTCCTTGGGATGAGGCGACCTGTAGATATGCCGCAACTTACGGACACATAGACATTTTGAAATTCGCTCGCCAAAATGGGTGTCCTTGGGATAAAAGAACGACTGAAGAGGCTGCGAGGACTGGACAGTTGGAGTGTTTGCAATATGTCACAATAACGGTTGTCCCTGGGACGAGGCCGTTGTTATCAAGCCGCACGTAA